TATGCACTCTCAACTGCCTTTCCGCTCTTTGTGCCCCAGATGTATGATGCCCTGGGTGTGGGCTGGGCGACGAGTCTGTTAGGGTTTATTGCGGTGGTTATGGCGCCGATTCCGTGGTTGTTCTTTTATAAGGGGCCGAAGCTGAGGGCTAGGAGTGCGTATGAGCATGGGACTTAGCTTCTGGCTTACGGTGGCTTCTGGGTATGAATGTATATATTATGTGATGCTAGATCTCcactttatttatagaaaatatatttctttatgTTCAATCAAGGTTATGCTGTTGTACCCTGTTACTGTGCTTGTTCGGAATTCTACGTATATATATTGCTTAAAACCCTCCCAGATCGAGTAAGAAAAATGGAGAGCAACTTCACGAGTGCAGTTTCCAACATAGCCAAGATGAAGCTGTCTCCAAGTCAATCAGTGACTCTAGCTACACTAGTACCCCGCTCAAGGCGCAAATGGTCAGGGGGCGTACAATGGCGAATAAAATCATCGTCAAGATACGGTCGCAATGGTTGATTCTTCCGCTACTTGCCTGGCTATCATGGATTGTGGCGATTTTAGCAAGAAGTAAACTAATGTTTTGCAATTGAGGCGCAGTATGCTAAGATAGCAGTTCTTGGAGACAGCAGCGCTTTTTTCCTtcctataaatataatcaGGGTTCTAATTCTTTTAGAAAAGCACCGTGGGCCACAGGAAATTCTACCACGTCCAGTTAGCAGAGAGGCTGTGTCCCATTGCGGCAGAAGATATTTGAGAAAAGTGCCGGCAAGCTATTGACGGATTTTCATACTTGACAAGTCTTATGCAAGCCTCCCTTGGCTTGTCGTTAAAGGATGGGGGCCATTGAGAGCCGTGCTCGATGAGAGTCAAGACCCTGCAAAGCAACGGAGCAGGTGCCAAAATTCGCCACTTCCCAACGCCGGGAACTTGTCGGGTTCTATTTGCTTTGGACGCCGTTCAGGGTTCGGTGCATCTCTTCAGCCTTTGGGTTGCGTCCTTAGTCTCTGGCTGCGGCATTACCCCTAGGCCCGTCTAGACTACCTAAATATAAACAAGGCTTTGCAGAGCAAAACTCAATTGGACTAGTGATTATGCACGATCCTGGCAAAAGAGTGGTGCGGACGAAGTGATGAAGCTAGGGAATGTTTGTGGGAAAGTCGCCAAGGGCCAGCCTTTCGGCCCTGCATGACAGCCTCGTGGATTTCCCGATTAGGGCAGCGCTGGGCCACGCGAACGGTTTGCAGGATCGCACTTAATTTTTCTTGCTATCTGCAAGGACAGGACATATGCGGGTTGGGAATAGCTAAGCCGGGCTGTGTTTTGGACTTCTGGTATAGATTTAGCATTTTGTAGGCGTGGCAGAGATTTACTTATAAGACTTGTATTTGGACCTGCCCGGGCTGTTTGCCATCGCTTGACCAATTTCTTCCGGTCTACTTCTTATACAGCTACGAACTACGAGCTACGACTTACACCATACATTTGCAGCACAACGTCAAAATGCCTCCCCCACCTCAGCGCAAACCAGTCAACGCCAACGCCCATGTCCGCTCGCACTcccaaccacaaccaccagcagcagcacacACCCGCGCAGTCCAACCccgagcaccaccaccaatgcAATACCAGGCCGTGCAGCATAATGCCCACGTCCCCCTCCATCACCCGCAGCCTCATCCAGCCCCTCGACCCGTCTCCCTCCCGGTGCAGCCTCGCGGCGTGCAGCCCTATCCGGGATCGGCACAGCCAATGTACCACACGCAAGTCAGCCAAACCCAACTGAACCAGGTTCAGCATAATCGGGTGCAAAGTCTGAATACCCAGGttcagcatcaccaccaccatcataACCATACtccgccgcaacaacaacaacaacgcgCGCCCCCAGCCCCGCAGcgagcaccaccaccccagaccAGAGCCATGCAGCCTCAGCCAAAGCCTCAACCCAAACCTCAACCAcagcgacagcagcagcagcagcaacaggcaAACAGCTCCGCCCAAATAGCGCGATCCATGCAGAAGCAACTAAACGCGCAATCCGCGGCGCAACAAAAGCACCTCGCGCAGCAAAACGAAAAGACACGCAAGGAAATCGCCAAACAGTCTGCAGCGCAGCAGAAGAACATGGCCAAGCAGACCGAGAAGGCGCGACAAGACGCAGCCAAAAACGCAGCGAAACATAATGCCGCGATGCAGAAGCAGTACGAGCGCGATCGGTCTGCGATGGAGAGGCGCGAGGATATGCGCGAGCGCCAGATGGGGcttgagatggaggagatgaggtaTATGAATGATATGCAGAGACAGGAGTACCAGAATTATatctggcagcagcagcaacagcagcaggagatgatgatggctcagcagcagcagcagcaaggggAGAGGGAAGACCATAGGAAGGAtctggctggtgttgcggCTGGTGCTGCGGCCGGGGCGGCGCtgggtgttggtgctggtcttGCGTGGGAGAGATGgcgccaggaggaggaggaggagcagcagcagcagcttgaggaggTCTCGAGTGAGGAGTCGGAGCCTAGCAGGGGGTATCACagtccagagccagagccggagCCCTATGTTTCCCCTGCAATGCCATCACAGGGAGGGGACGACGACGATTGTTGTAATTGCTGCGACGATGGTTGTGATTTCTGCAATTGCTGTGATGATTGTGGGTGCGATGGTTGCGATTGTTTCAGCTGTTTCAATTGctgcgatgatgatgataatgagagctgctgctgatgaccTGTTTTTTTATTGTATTTTACTGGAGTATAGCTTATCATTGTTGATGTTTCTGTATAGAAATAACTGTTGGGGCAGTTAGGGCTCGACCTCGGCCACATTCATGATTTGTATAGCCTCACGTTCACATGCAAAATATTTCTGATCTGACAGTCCCTGGCCCTGAGAGACTGGCCAATAATATCTGCTAATTCAGTTGGATCTCTGGCCAGGTGGGTCAGCGATACGGGCTTATTTCCCATCTCGACGCTGACACCGACCGCGGATCCGTTGGGACCTGAAAGGATCTGCTGGCCGCCATGACAAAGAGACAAAGATATCTCAATTTAAAGACCCCAGAAGTCCAACCTGACAACAAATATTCACAAAAAACAACGACAGAGAGAGGAATGGCAACAACACCATACTTCCCCGGCTTCACCGCCATCTCAGACCAGATCTTCGTCCGCGAAGGCCTACAAGCAGAAACAACGCGCCCAAACCAGCCAGAAGTGCTCATAATCTTCGCCTGGGGCGACGCACAGCCCAGGAACGTCACAAAGTACGCCGACGGGTTCCGCGCCCTCTACCCGCAATCGAAACAGATTGCTGTCCTGTCTCCAATCTACAAGGCGCTATGGCGGAGTATGCCGCAGCGCGCCGAGGCCATGAAGCCCATTCTGGACGCGGTGTTTCCTTCGAAGAACCCGGCTGAACATACCGGCTCGGTGCTTGTTCATGTTATGTCTAATACTGGCGGTATTGCGTATGCTGCGACGTTGCATGCGTATAGGAATACATATGGCCGGCCATTCCCGCATCGGCTGGTCACGCTGGATTCCACGCCCGGAAGCACGGATCTGACGCTCGCGAATATGCGCCGCTTGTCGCTGGCCATGGCGCTGGGGACGGCGTCGTGGTTCCCGTGGCCGTTTGCGCTGACGCAGGGACTGTGGGGGGTTTTCCTGTGTGTGATGAATGTTATTGAGAGGATCCTGGGACGGAAGAGTGCGGGGGTTGAGAGTGTCAAGGCGATTGGGAACGCTGAGCTGTCTACAAAGGAGGCAAGGAGGCTGTATCTGTATGGGAAGGGGGACCGGATTATCCTGTGGACGGATATCGAGCGCCATGTGGCGGAGGCCAGGGGGGAGGGGTGGAAATCTGATTGTCGCCTCTTTGAAGGGAGTGGGCATGTTGAGCATATGCGCAAGAGTCCAGTTGAGTATTGGAAGGCCATCCAGGAGTCGTGGGAGGAGGCAGTTCGGAAGAGTGAGGCGGAATATCAGCCCTAAGTGGCTTCTACAAGGATAACattaatataataacaaTACAATTTATAGAGAATAGCATAGACCACAACACATACAGGTCACAGACTAAACAGGGTGAATCACCTCGCAGCATACAAGAGCTTCACCATTTCATCGTCTCCTGCAGCGTTCACAATGTGCAGCGGAGTCCTCCCCCGACTATCGGCCTTAAAGATATCACACCCAGCAAGCATCAAGATAGTCAGAACTGCCCGCAATTCCCTCTTTTCCGGCATCGACCATTCCATCTGTATCTGTTCCACAGTGCGCAGGAACAGCGTACGATATATCCAGACCTGCAGCGCCTCTCTCAAGGTACTGCAGCCGCGCGCGAGTATCGTCCCCAGCAAACAGCGTGCGCGGCACAAACCATTCCTCGCTCAACTCACCACCGTATTCCACCAGTGTCCAGATAGCCTGGATTCGGGGCTCGAAGAGCCGTCGAAACCACTCAGCTGTTATCTCTGCCTCTCCGCTTCTGCAGCGGTCAATTATTTGCCTCGAAGTTAAATTATTTACCTCCTTAACGGCCTGGCAGAGCGGGGTTTTTATTTCGTTGTCGGCCTTGTGCACATCCGCGCCTGCTTCTAGAAGGAGACGCGTTATATCTTCATGTCCACCAGACGCTGCGAAGTGTAGAGCGGTTTTGCCAGTAAAGCTACTCATCTCATTTACGTCGATATTATGTGTTAGAAGCAACTCCACGATCTCTGTATGGCCGCCAGTAACAGCATCTAAGAGGGTATTGCGCGAGCCTGGCCGTAAGCCTTCTTAAACGTCTACAACCACTTCAGACTCCAGAATTCAGCGCACGTGGTCCATGTTGCCGGTTCTGCAAGCCATTTGGATTAATGGGCCTTTTGGGAAGTATGTAGGGCTGTTTGTATCGTCGGGCCTGCTGCTCAAATCgtggaggaagtggagaACATCTGGGCGACTGTGTCCGGCTGCATGGACTTATATGGACTCTTGGGCAGGGAAGAGTTCGCTGAATGGAGGGAATTCAAAGAGGATAGTTAGATACTTGAATGATCCGATATACATAGTCTCTCAGCAGAAGTAGTCTTAATGAGATATTCGGCGGTGTCTTGCTGCGGGATAGGAGCATTGATAGAATGTCTGGAGATTGATGGCGCATGGCAGCACATAGAAATTCTTTCCATCTAAGGACATCAAAAAAATACACATTCACTGCGACCCAGCCAGGCCCGGACTCTCTTGTCGGTGCCATGCTCCAGATAGTAATGGAGGATATTTGGAATGTGTGCGGCTGCTTCATCGTATGACAGCACAAAAGGCATTAGCACTTTGACGCAGGTATCATTTTTAAAGTCCAGGGCATATGAAAGGGCCGAGAGTACGGTACCCTTATTCTCCTGCTGGTTCGCGTGGCCATCCTTCTTGCACAGAGACAAGGTTGACCTCAGTATCTCGGCGTCTCCCACGATGGCTGCGAGACAAATGAAAGGACGTGGAAGATGTGATAAAATAGATTGGCTGGCCGCTGCGTGTAGGAATATGTGAAGCGTTTCCATACTGATTGGGAATTGTCCCCAAGATGGCCAGAAGTTCTCAAAATCCCACCATTTCCGAAGGAGAATATCCAGAGAGGCACCCGCCCCGAGAAGGAATCTTATTATATCCGAATTCAGATCTTTGCTCTCCAGTGCCAACCTCAGAGGTGTCGGCCCCTTGGCACCTTGGACGTTCGGGCCCGCTCCATACTCTTGCAACATGATGCGTACAAGTTCCGCATCTGCATTCCTAACTGCAAGATGAAGAGGGT
Above is a window of Aspergillus puulaauensis MK2 DNA, chromosome 2, nearly complete sequence DNA encoding:
- a CDS encoding TMEM53 family protein (COG:S;~EggNog:ENOG410PKAN;~InterPro:IPR029058,IPR008547;~PFAM:PF05705;~TransMembrane:1 (o200-222i)) — its product is MTKRQRYLNLKTPEVQPDNKYSQKTTTERGMATTPYFPGFTAISDQIFVREGLQAETTRPNQPEVLIIFAWGDAQPRNVTKYADGFRALYPQSKQIAVLSPIYKALWRSMPQRAEAMKPILDAVFPSKNPAEHTGSVLVHVMSNTGGIAYAATLHAYRNTYGRPFPHRLVTLDSTPGSTDLTLANMRRLSLAMALGTASWFPWPFALTQGLWGVFLCVMNVIERILGRKSAGVESVKAIGNAELSTKEARRLYLYGKGDRIILWTDIERHVAEARGEGWKSDCRLFEGSGHVEHMRKSPVEYWKAIQESWEEAVRKSEAEYQP
- a CDS encoding ankyrin repeat domain-containing protein (COG:M;~EggNog:ENOG410PFE8;~InterPro:IPR002110,IPR020683,IPR036770;~PFAM:PF12796,PF00023,PF13637,PF13606;~go_function: GO:0005515 - protein binding [Evidence IEA]), translating into MLQEYGAGPNVQGAKGPTPLRLALESKDLNSDIIRFLLGAGASLDILLRKWWDFENFWPSWGQFPISMETLHIFLHAAASQSILSHLPRPFICLAAIVGDAEILRSTLSLCKKDGHANQQENKDAVTGGHTEIVELLLTHNIDVNEMSSFTGKTALHFAASGGHEDITRLLLEAGADVHKADNEIKTPLCQAVKEVNNLTSRQIIDRCRSGEAEITAEWFRRLFEPRIQAIWTLVEYGGELSEEWFVPRTLFAGDDTRARLQYLERGAAGLDISYAVPAHCGTDTDGMVDAGKEGIAGSSDYLDACWV